The Novosphingobium humi DNA window GATGAAGCGCGCCGGATCGGGCGATTGGCGGGCCATGCGGGTGATCGGGATCGAGGAGGTGTTGCTGGCCAGAATCGCCTCTGCGCCCAGCACCTTGCCCGCCGCCTCAAAGATCTTGGCCTTGATGTCCTCGCGCTCGGTGGCGGCTTCGATGATGAAACCGGCCTCGGCCATCGGGGCATAGTCACCGACCGGGGTGATGCGGGCCAGAGTATCCTGCGCGGCCTGCGCGGTGATCTTTTCTTTGGCGACCAGCCGATCCAGCCCCTTGCCGATCTTGTCCTTGGCCTTTTGCGCCAATTCCACCGACACATCGGCCAGCAAAACCTCATGGCCGAACGCGGCCGAAGTCTGCGCAATGCCCGAACCCATCTGGCCCGCGCCGATCACCCCAACAATCGTCATTTGCATCAACCCCTTTGCCTTCAGGCGCCCCGGCTGGCGCCCGGCACCCACAGAATATCGTCTGCGCCATTGTTATTCAGCGCGCGTGCCAGCACAAACAGATAATCCGACAAACGGTTGATATAGGCCAGCGCGGCGGGATTGACGGCCTCTTTGGCGGCCAGCGCCACGCAGGCGCGCTCGGCCCGGCGCGCGGCGGCCCGCGCGATATGGGTGCGCGCGGCGCCTTCCGATCCGCCCGGCAGGATGAAGCTGGTGAGGGGATCGAGATCTTCATTCACCACGTCGATCGCGCTTTCCAGCCACGCGACCTGTTCGGGCACGATGCGCAAGGACATCGGGCCGGGCGCGAAATCATCGCCGGGCGTGGCCAGATCCGCGCCCAGATCGAACAGATCGTTCTGAACCCGCAACAGCGCCGCCCGATGCGCGCCGTCGACCGCCAGAACCGCCAGACCCAGCGCGCTGTTGGCCTCGTCCACCGCGCCTATCGCCTCCATCCTTGCGGCATGTTTGCCCACGCGCGACCCATCGACCAGCCCGGTGGTGCCATCATCGCCGGTGCGGGTGTAAATCTTGTTCAGCTTGACCAAGGTTATGTCCTGTTCGCCATTATCTCGACGCGGCCAATAGCACCGCCACCACGATCACCGCTAGCGCCTGATATTTGATGCGGGCAAACATCATTTCGTTCTGTTTCAACTGCATCGGGCTGGGGCCGTTTCCGCCGCCGCTTTCCAGATCGTCGCGCGTGGTCTGCAAAAAGGCGATGATCCCCTTGGCCAGGCTGACCACGACAAAGCCCATGGCCACCACGATCACCGGAATGAGGATATATTTCAGCATCGCCCTTCTCCCAATTTCTTATGTGGTCCAGCCTATGCCTGTTGTCAGCGAAAGGCCAGCGGGCAAAAGGGCATGACGCAGGGCATCGGCCAGCGCCCGCCCGTCCGCCCCGTCCCGGCGCATGTCGGCCAGCGAAGGGCTGCCCCGCCGCTTGGCCAGTTTGCGCCCGTCGCCTTCCACGATCAGCCCATGATGGTGCCAGCGCGGCACGGGCAGGTCCAGCAGGGCCTGAAGCAGGCGATGCACATGGCTGGCGGCAAACAGATCGGCCCCGCGCGTGACCAGCGTGATGCCGTCGGCCGCATCGTCCAATGTCGCGGCCAGATGATAGGAGGCGGGCGCCTCCTTGCGCAGCAGCACGATGTCGCCAAAGATCTCAGGCGTGGCATGCTGCGGTCCGGCCAATTCATCCTCCCACACCAGCGGCCCGGCGATCTCGACCGCGCGGGCCATGTCCAGCCGCCATGCCGCCCCCGCCGGATCGACATCGCGCCCGCGGCATGTGCCG harbors:
- a CDS encoding cob(I)yrinic acid a,c-diamide adenosyltransferase: MVKLNKIYTRTGDDGTTGLVDGSRVGKHAARMEAIGAVDEANSALGLAVLAVDGAHRAALLRVQNDLFDLGADLATPGDDFAPGPMSLRIVPEQVAWLESAIDVVNEDLDPLTSFILPGGSEGAARTHIARAAARRAERACVALAAKEAVNPAALAYINRLSDYLFVLARALNNNGADDILWVPGASRGA
- a CDS encoding HIG1 domain-containing protein — protein: MLKYILIPVIVVAMGFVVVSLAKGIIAFLQTTRDDLESGGGNGPSPMQLKQNEMMFARIKYQALAVIVVAVLLAASR
- the gluQRS gene encoding tRNA glutamyl-Q(34) synthetase GluQRS; this translates as MIRTRFAPSPNGLLHLGHAYAAIVAHDLARQHGGEFLLRIEDIDAARSRTELAEAMIEDLRWLGLHWDGPVVWQSTRLGSYGAAADRLRAMGLLYPCRCTRADIAAAATDHGPDGLIYPGTCRGRDVDPAGAAWRLDMARAVEIAGPLVWEDELAGPQHATPEIFGDIVLLRKEAPASYHLAATLDDAADGITLVTRGADLFAASHVHRLLQALLDLPVPRWHHHGLIVEGDGRKLAKRRGSPSLADMRRDGADGRALADALRHALLPAGLSLTTGIGWTT